CCATGCCGGCCTCCAGCAGCGCTTCCAACATCTCCGGGGTCTGACTGGCGGGACCGAGGGTGCAGACAATCTTTGCTCGTCGCATAGGAGCGCGAACATCCGGCCCCACCGCGTTTCGGTCAAGCACGCTCAAGACGTGCTCGGTCAGGTAAACCAGTAAATGTCCAGGCCGCCTGGCAGGAGTTCAACCGCGCAGCAGCGTGCCCAGATTCTCCCGCTCCCAACGCAGCGCGGCGCCGTAGTGCGGGTACGTCCGCTCGCGCTCGCGGAAGGCGCGCGGATGGTGCACGCGCCGGCCCGTGCGGCCGCTGCTGGGGAAGAGCTGGTGGAGCATCTCGTGGAAGACGATGAACTCCACGAAGAAGGCGGGCACCTCCGGCCTGTCGAGCGCGGGGTGGATGCGGATCTCCCGCGTCTGGTGGTCGTAGACGCCCAGGCGGATGGACTTGCGGCGGCGACGCGGCGGCATGCGGCCCCAGCCGATGCGCGCCTGGATGCCATTCTGGAAATAGATTTCGTTGACGCCGTTGTAGAGCGCCCGGAGGTCGAAGCAGCGACCGAGCGGGTTGAGCTCCGCGTCGGATTCGCGGCGCAGCTGGCGGATGAGCGGCTGCTGGCCCCGGATGTATTCGTCCAGGAGCCCGCCCGCGGCCCGGTGTCCCCGGCCCGCGTAGTCCGCCACCGCGCGCACCACCGACTCCGGCGCGTCCAGGAACATGTGGTGCAGCCGCAGTTGGAGCACCTGCGAGCCCCGGCGGAAGGACACCATGGTGGAGCGGTTGTCCGTCACGGCCAGCCGCACCGGCATGCCCAGGTTCGCGCTCAGGCGCCACGCGAGCGACTCCGCGCGCGACCACAGCTCCTCGCGCGTCGTCGTCGAGGACAGGACGCGCGGCGCCTCCTCCACGACGCGGTTGCGCGGCGGCAGGGGCGCGGGGCCCTCCGACGCACGCGAGGAGGCGGGCACGGCGGCGCGCTCCGCGTTCGAGCCACGCGGGAACAGGGACATCTGGCGGAAGGCTTCGGGCGTCACGCGGGGGGCATCGTACCCGGCACTTCCCCGGACTCAAGGCCGGGGGGTGGACGCCCGTCTGCCCGTCGACCACGCCCACACGCCGCGCATGACACCTCGGGTCGGGCCCCACCCCGGCCGGTGCGGTGGCCCCGCGGGCCCGTGGACCGGCGGACGCGGGGCCTGCACCTCAGGGCAGGGGGGGCTGCTCGCCGTGGCGCGACTTGAGCAGCCGCTCCAGCCGCTCCGGTTCGATGCGCACCACGAAGGTCTTCTCCCGCGAGTACGTCACCTGCCCGGCAGAAGCGCCCTTGAGCTTGCGCACGAACTTCACCGGCATGTAGCTGACCTCGCCGCGCGGCTCGCCCTTGGCCCCCGAGTGGTGCAGCGCCAGGTGCGCCGCGTCCAGCAGCACCTCCTGCGCCACGTCCCCGTTCTTCTCCAGCGGCACCACGACGTGGCTGCCCGGGAGGCCGCGCGCGTGCAGCCACAGGTGCCAGGGCCTGGCCACCTTGAAGGTGAGCGCGTCGTTGTCCGCCGCGCCCCGCCCCACCCAGATGCGCGCGCCGCCGTGGCCCACGTACTCCTTGAAGGGCAGGCCCTCCTTGGGGCCCTCCTCCCCGGCGGACACCTGGAGGACCTCCACCTGCGCGAGCAGCGCGGGCCCGTCCATCGCTTCAATCTGCTGGAGCGCCACCTGCGCGTGCGCCACCTCGCGCGCCAGCTCCGCCTCGCGGTGGCGCGCCGTCTCCACGCCGCGCAAGAGGCGCCGGTACTGGTGGAAGTGCCAGTCCGTCTCCTCCTTGGGGGTGCGCTTCGGGTCCAGCTTCACCTGGACCTCCTCCACGCCGGACTCCGTATAGGCGGTGAGCGACACCTGCGTGGCGCCCCGCTTGAGCCGGTGCAGGTTCTGCGCGAGCAGCTCCCCCACCTCGCGGTGCTTCTCCGCCTCCGGGCCGCGCGCCGCCTCCGCCCGCACCTTCTCCAGCGTCCGGGAGGAGCGCTTCAGCCGGGCCCGGTACGGCTGCGCGAGCCGGCGGCGGATGGCGTCCACGCGGCTGGTGCGGTCCTTCTGCCCGAGCACCCGCTCCGCGGCCTGCAGCTTCGGGAGGACATCCCCCTCCTGGGGCTCCAGGCGCGAGGGCTGCGCGCGGCCCTTCGTCAGGGCTTCTTCGGACACGGGCTCCGGC
This region of Corallococcus soli genomic DNA includes:
- a CDS encoding NFACT RNA binding domain-containing protein, with the translated sequence MSLRPVEFEEVVAEVASRLVGAVAQKAWCPLPRLAYVELRVPGRSVVLCLCAEGELSRLSVAEDRFPTPGEPAPFQRWLRQELTGFKLLGARYLEPHRAVVLEFEREAVRRRLVLELGSPGGLLLLSDNQRVLMLSGEGFGSRRNLYAGAAWMPPEPVSEEALTKGRAQPSRLEPQEGDVLPKLQAAERVLGQKDRTSRVDAIRRRLAQPYRARLKRSSRTLEKVRAEAARGPEAEKHREVGELLAQNLHRLKRGATQVSLTAYTESGVEEVQVKLDPKRTPKEETDWHFHQYRRLLRGVETARHREAELAREVAHAQVALQQIEAMDGPALLAQVEVLQVSAGEEGPKEGLPFKEYVGHGGARIWVGRGAADNDALTFKVARPWHLWLHARGLPGSHVVVPLEKNGDVAQEVLLDAAHLALHHSGAKGEPRGEVSYMPVKFVRKLKGASAGQVTYSREKTFVVRIEPERLERLLKSRHGEQPPLP